The genome window AAGCCTCACCACATCGCGTTGGCGCGTACGGGCGAGCCTCACCGTGTACAACTCCAAGAAGTAACAACAAAGGAGCTCCTCCCAGTCAACCTCTTCAAGCACCGAAGCACCAAGACCAGAGCCTGAGATCCACTCAACTCCAAATCAAAGATGTCAACCAAATAGAAGAGGAAAACAGtgagggaggaaggagaaaacGAGTTTTTCTCTGCTTTCTTCTAGGGAGGAGCCAGCTACCCATATAGAGGCAGCAACGACGCCATCCAGCCCACAACCCTAAATAATCGGAGGTGTTTGCACCGCTACCTCCCCACTGGCCGCCACCAACCCCCTCTCTCACCAAGCACACGCATCGTCCCTACTCACTTGACATAGCAGAGCTGATGCCCATTTGTGCTTCATCACATAGGCTTGGGCCCGCCAAAGCAAATGGGTCATAAGCCCAGTCTAGAAGAAAAGCCCAGGGaaaacattaaaattcatataaatatcAATTATCTTTCGAGTTTGAACAAATACCTAGTTGCATATAAATTGACTCACACAGGATGAGGAGGACTAAACCTTGATCCTCAGCCTTGGTGTGAGAGCCTCTTTATATACAACGCCCTGTACAAGACTGCTTTTGCCTTAGCTCTCGGGCTGGACTTTATGGTCATGTCCATGTACCTTAATTCATGAGTGCCACCTAGAGAAGTAACCGACTTCTATATGATTGTGACCACACAATCACACTCACATAGAtgaattctcctagatgtccTGTAGGACGACATCTATTGTCACATATCACTAAATTCATTAAGAGCCAATAACTCATCCTCTCCTACAAAAGAGCAAAACAACAAATAAGATTGATTTGCTCTTGTATCCACACAACTTGTTTTCCTAGAGCCTAGTTCACGGGATCTTCGATATCTTAAGATAGGTTACTGTTGGTGTAAACCTTATCAGTGAGCAGTAATCCCATTCCTCTTGACACTGCCTGAATGACTTTTCTAGCCATTCCTTTTGTGAAATGATCTGCAAGATTCCTTTCATactgaatataatccacaaTGATTATACCCGTCTCTACTGCATGCCTCCGCGACTTGAGTCATCGTTTTATATACTTTGAAGTTTTCATATTATCTTTCCTACTCTCCATCTTAACCAGAATAGTTTGGTTATTGCAATAGGTGAGACCAATCAGAATTGGCTTATCCAATATCGGCAGGTCAGAAATGAGCTCTCGGATCCATTCTGCCTCTACGACTGCTGAGTCTAGCGCCACTAGCTTAGCCTCAATTGTGGAGTGAGTAAGGATGGTCTGTTTAGATGATCTCCAAGACACAGCTCCGTCtgctagagtgaaaacatatccactCGTTGCCTTCGTATCATCTAAGTCATTGATCCAGTTAGAATCACTGAATCTCTCTATGACTGCAAGATGGCCAGAATAGTGTATCCCTACGTTCTTTATCTCCTTACTTAAGTATCATCTCCAGTactatccaatgatcatctcctgggttggacATATAATGACTCAACCTGTATACTGCATACAAGATGTCTGACCTAGTTACACTGGCCAAGTACATGAGAGAACCTATCACATGTTAATATTTTAACTGGTCTTTCTCATACCTTACATTTTTCTTCATCTTATCATTTGGATCATAGAGGCTTACAGTCTATCATTCCAAAATGTGTAAGCACATTGTCCACATAATATGAATGACTTAAAGTTATCTCATTCTCGCCCTTTAGcaacttgatgtttaaaattACATTAGCCTCTCacagatccttcatatcgaagttcTGAGATAGAAAATACTTAGTTTGATTTATCATTTCTAAGTCAGTCCCAAACAGCAATTAGTCATCCACATATAAATATAGAATTACACCCCTCACCATATCGATAATACACACTTATTGGCTTCATTGACACAGAAACCGATCAGGATCAATATACTATCAAACTTTTTATATCACTGCTTAGgggcctgtttgagaccatacatgAATTTGCTGCATACTTTATTCTCCTGTCATGTTACCACAAATCCATCTGACTGCTCCATATAAATCTCATCATCTAACTCTCCATTAAGAAAAGcggttttgacatccatctgatgcattAGGAGATATACGAAGTAGCCAGTGCTAAGAGCACATAAATAATGGACAATATAGCAATAGGGGAATGCGTATCAAAATAGTCCTCACCTTCCTTTTAcgtaaaacccttagccaccAATCGgaccttgtacttttctatagtaccattGGGTCTGTGctttctcttgaagatccatttaCATCCAACCAGTTTGCAGCCAACTGGGAGGTATGCTAACTCCCAGATTCCGTTAGTGATGATCGAATCCATCTCACTGCGGACTGCTTCCTTCTAGTACTCTGTTTCTGAAGAAGCGTATGCCTCTGAAAGGTttcgtggttcatcatccacgacaaATGTGACAAAGTCATCTCCTAGTGATTTTCCAGTTCTTTGCCTCTTACTCTTAAGTTCCAATTCAGAAATTGTGTCACTGACACTATGAGGAGCAGGATCATCAACTAAAAGATCATCGATGTCATTCTCCTTCACTTGCATaggaaagatgtgctcaaagaatgtcGTAACCCGAGACTCCGTTATCGAGTTGACAGTAATATCTGAGACCTCAGAATGGACCACTAGGAATCTATAGGCTACTAGGGTGGTAAAAGATACTTCTTTACTCAAACGGCGAGATGCTTCTCCTCTCAACTGAGTGAAATGATTTACGGGGTTGCTTAGCTTGCACACACACCTCACACTTATGGCTCTTGTCATAATTATATGAGAGAATAAGATTTATCTTGCTCAAACTCGCAATTGCTTCATTATTGACATGACAGACGAGAATGCCatatatcaatgttcttattagaatatgaagaatagaaaatatttGCGGAACTATCAAGATTAAAAATACGGAGCATACCTCTGCAATCATAGACTTTTCCTACAAACGACACACATTTGTTCATCACTACTTTATTTGACTCGAAGACTAACTTTATTCCTTGCCGACACAATATTGATCCACTGAGTAGATTACGGGTCATGGCAGGTGCAAACAGCACGTCCTTCAGGACAAGAGTTTTGCTGGAAGTCAACTTCAGGCTCACTCGTCCTCCTCCACATACTGCTACCGAGACCCAGTTCCCTATCAATACGGATCCACCATCTGCGCCATGTAGGTAAATACCCTAATAGGGTTAGGTTTGTTCCCTATTTACTGCCCGCAGACACGTTCATGGGCGCAGATTGCTACCCGATGAGTATACAGGTACGAGTATGGGTAAGGCTTATCCATACCCGTGGCACCCATTTACTCGTATAATATATATGGAtatatgacatgtgggtctcCAATCCAACCCCGCCCCTCTGCTGTCTATTTCATCCCCTAATCCACCTGCCTCAGCTATCTACTCTATTCCCCAATCCACTTCTCTGCCCCCCACTCTGTATTGCCACAGCCAGACCGTAGCCTAAACCTGGTTGCGGTTGCCTAGGCAGCCCGGTCAAGAGGTCGGCCTCTAGCCGCTGAACCACTCGTAGCGCCTTGGTTTGCCATCTCCGTGGCCGGAGAACTTAGAGCCGTGTAACCTCGCCCCGATCTAGTCCCCTCATGCCCTGCTCTACAGAAGAGCCGAAGGCAGGGAGCCCTGAGAGGGCGACAGCAGAGGAAACAAAGGAGGAAGGGGCGGTAAAGGAAGCCATTGTTGTTGCTGCAGAGCCGGAGGAGGAACCGTGGTGCAGCTGCAATGTGTGGCGGTGCCCATGCTTGCCGTGGCTGTGCTGCTTTCGTTGGGCGGGGCAGGCGCGCGGAGGGGCCAGATCCAGGCAATGATTTCAGAGGTGAGTTGTTTGGTGAGGACCCTCTCACCTCATCTCTATCGTAAAGCTCGTCAGTGGAGATGGCTATCGGTGGGAGATGTTGGTGGGCACACGGGTATGCCCGCGGGTGACGGGTGTTCTCCATTCTTTACCCATCAATATTAACGGGCATACCCACGGGCAAAAAAATTGTTGCGGGTATGGGTATGGGAGAGCTCTATCAGTGCCCGTCACACTCGATTGCCATCCGCAACTTCACCCCACCATAGCTTGCCTTGGACTTCTCCTCGATATTTATAGCAGCGATGAGCTCATTAAGAATCAACAACTGCTTTAAGTGCTGACATGCAGTGACAAAGTCACGCCAAGAAGTGGACAACTTAGCTAGGGTGGCATTAACCTAAAAACTCTCAGAGAGAACACAACCATATTAGCCTAAGTCTCGCACGATCAACTGCAACTTATGAATCTGTTTCATGACTGATCTGCCATCTCCCATACAAAAATTCAGTTAACTTACCATCATGAAGGACTCATTGCCATTGTCTCTTTCAACATACTTGTCATTAAGCTCTGACCACACCTTTCGTGCTTCCTCGAACCCCATGTAGAGTCAAAAAGCTTGTTCGATAGGACAGTCAGAAGGCGTGCTAAGGTtgaggcattagccttctccCAACAGGCCATTAACGGGTTGAGACACGTTTTTTCGACCTCGTCTTGCACGGCTTCCCCCGCAGAGGGGAGCTACTCTTCGGTGAGAACCAAGAATAATTCGAGCTCCATTAACCATAGTCTCATACGGGTCTGCCATCGAATAAAACCGATCCCATCAAAGCTTTCAGGCTTAATCGCGTTCGAGGACGACGGTGATAAGGCAGAGGAGCATGAACTAGCCATCTCAGAAGCAACTGGATTTCTAGATTGTTGTATATAATGCGATAAAATGAGTATAGACATCAATATTCCAAAACCAAAGTACAAGAGCAGGACAAATCATCTCCTTTACACATGATATCACAAGTGATCAACTGTAGTTCCTAAGTGATAAGAATAATAAACATACGTACTAACAAATCTGAAAAACAAGcaaataaaatagataaaagagcTCTCGGATTGTTTGCAACAAATGACCCCAGGACAGTTAAAGTCCTATCCCCTAAATATTACAAGTTACACATCATAAATTGGGAAGAATCTAAGCGTTCAACTAGTTTCAGAACCTATATACCAACTCTGGAAGAAAGATTAAGGTGATAGTGTTATTGTTCTATTCCAAAGTACAAATATTCAGAGAATGATATCATATCATATCATATCTATAATCAGAGCGACCACAAAACAGCAGCTCTACAACTCATTCACTGACTAATCTGGACAATAAGTTCATATAGTACATTGGTCACAACTGACCAACTGGATCAACAATAGCACTTGTCCAGTgaatcaaccaaacaaaaccGATAACCTGAGAACTACACATGCCTGAACTAAGGTCAGATCAACCCAATTTCAATGTACTATTATCATCACATAACATTTCACTTCAACCAAGCTGTCTAGATTAACAGAGAGATGGAAAGGAATAGTAAAACCGAAATATTCACAGTGAGATTTGCTTAAAAACAAAATCAATCGAGGCAAGGAATAGCAAAGAAGCTGTTGTCCAAGAAATCCAATTCGCCGTCGTTGCCACCGCCGAGGAAAACAGAGATACAAAACATCATCGCACCGCATCGGCACGTGCGGGCAAGCCTCGGCATGTATAGCTCTGAGAAGCAACAACAAAGGAACTCCTCCACTCAACCTCTTCAAGCACCGAAGCACCAAGAACGAAGCCTAAGATCCACTCAACTCCAAATCAAAGATATCAACCGAATCGAAGAGGAAAACAATGAGAGAGTAAGGGGGAAAACGAGTTTTTCTCTACTTTCTTCTAGGGAGGAGTCAGCAGCAGCAACGACGCCATCCACCCCACAACCCCAAGGGAATTGGAGGTGGTTGTGCCGCCACCAGCCCCCTCTCTCACCAAGCACACGCATCATCCCTGCTCACTTGACCTAGCAAAGCTATGCCCATTTGTGCTTCACTGCATGGGCTTAGACCCGCCAAAGCAAATAGGTCACAAGCCCAACCTAGAAGAAAAGCCCACGaaaacattaaaattcatataaatatcAACAAATAACACACTATATGGCAAGCTCAAAGCTTCAAAACCAAAACGTACAACTCAAATACTGTATGAGcccaaagaaagaaaaaaagcatcAAAGAATGCAATACACATGCACAATAGAGTCAAACAATCATTCAAAGCTCCGAATTTACAGGCATTTGGTCATAGGATTGAGAAGGTCGTATTCATCGCTGAGGCCTTGGCAGACGGCGCCAGGGACTCAACATTGTGGATCTGTTGAGAAGCAGCAGGAGGCCAACGAAAGTAGTCGACAAACCAAAGGTATACCTACGGAATATCCATAGCAGTAGTTTAGTTTCGCTTCAGAGTGGAAAAGGCCATCATAGGCGCATAACGAAACCATTGTATGTAGCATACTTGGCCATAGAACTTCTATTTCTCCAAAATATTATTGAGAGCACCCACTGCAGAAAGAGATAAAAGATGTCAGCCTTTCAAGGATGAACAATTGTGATGCTATTAACTAGTATTTCAAACTAGAAAAAAATGATCGATAACTGTATGTAGCTTCtctagggaaggaaaaaaaaaactgaaaatgtATTATTCTTGTTTTGATTTTCCCCAACTACACCTTCATGTTTTGAGACAAAATTGGAACTGAGATCCTCCCTCCGTTCAGAAATATTATGcacatttcttttttaaaaaatcaaactgtgtactttgactaacatttaaagaaattataagaatgtctagtgtataaaaattatataattaggttcacaattcaaattatttcatactatatagattttgtagctataaatggtatattttgtgagaaaaccttagtcaaaatctaacttCGAAGACCGAGTTCAAAAGAAATACGCATACTATTTCTGAACAGATAAAATATATAGCAAGAAGCACAAGTTTATCATGGTTATTTTATAGCGTCCTTGTACCAATGCTCGATGCTATGCAGCACATTATTATACCTTGACACATTGAAGAAAAAtctaaagaaaataattaaatgTTCAAGTAAATATTAGCTCAAATGACCAGTTGGCCACAACAGTCTCGTGAGAATCTTCCCCAACTTTGGTAAATAAGCTCCTCTTAATCCACAAATTGCGTATCAAAAGTTGTCATAACACTGAAAACATTTTGGGAGAACTTTGTTCTGTAATAATTCGATTATTGACTGCATGAACGAATCTTCACTGTATTGCACTTCATGCATGTGAGATAGAACAATACATGTACTTGTTCATGCCATCTATGCAACTCAAGCAACAATAATGTAAGCACCAACGTGGATGTGTATTGAATTTGACCCAAAAAAATACAGATACCATATtttgaagaagaaaagaaaaacacaaataCAATCGTGTGCAAAACATCAACTGTTACTCACATAATTGACTGTAACACTGGACCTTTACTGAATAGTGCAACATGCTTACGAGGTAGAACATATGATTACTTCCGTATGACAAGCACACAATTCAaacaataaatttataaatatcaaTGTGGATGCTGCATAAAATCTTATCAGAAAAAAACACAAATGTTTCTTATATGCAAAATATCAACTGTTCCACGCTAGTCATATTATACATTTGGAAAATAAGAGAGATACTCACCAGTCACCGGTGTACTGATATTGATGAACTAAAAAGTAACATATTTCTAAAAATTGCAAACTGCTTCTATACTCCTCCAAGAACATAACCACATAAATCCTAACTACCGAGAGATATTAACATATACATATAATCTCAAAATTGCCACTCAATTGCTCTGAAACACACTTCAAGATTTATCTTCTGCAAGAGTACAGGAGACCTTCAAGCAAGTTTGAGCCTATCAAACTACAAATGCCAAATCACTAAAATTATAACATCAAGTGGACCATGGAATCCACTTCATCAATGAAGGTATGCAAAATCACAGCTACTCTAATTTTGATTAATTGTGCCAGTTGCTACCTTGTTGCTTCACTGTATAAGAATTCAGTACATCTGAACTAATGATAGATTGTTTCATCTAAGCCACCACAAGAAATTGCCTACTTACTTCTGCCCTCCCTAATAAAGAAATGTCAAGAATGTAATTCTATCTCCTACCCAACAAAGACTTGCCAACATTTCATTTCATCTAAGACACCATTAAAATCTTTCAACCAAATCCTTAACTGCAAAGTGAATAAATTCTCCAAATGTGCTAAATTTAGAACCTTTAACGCACAACACTAAtgagtactcagagagactACCAGCTTAGTAACAATGACCAATGCTATGCTTAGCAAACTTATACCTTGCAAATCCTGACCACCGAAAAGCTGCGTGCTGGGACTGCCGCCTTCTTCACAATGGCTCCCTGCTCGGCAACCACATCCCAGCACAGCCGCCGCGCCATCTCCCTGGTCATCaccagctgcgccctctccgccCGCAGCGCCGCAATCTCTCTCCGCAGCGCCACCCTGTCCGCCTCCAGCGCCTCCACCCTCGCGTACAATCCCCCTGCGTTCCCGTCCCCCACATACTCCGCCACCACCGACCCGGCCGCCTTCGTCGTGCTCGCGCACGTAACATCCACCGTGTACTCGAATTCCTTCTCCACGGGGGACGACGGCTCCTCCTCCCCGTCGTCGTTGTCAACAACCATGGCTTTCACCTCCATGCCACTGCTCGAGTCGCCGCCGTTCCGCTCCGCCTCTAACGCGGACATGTTGATCTGCTGCACCTCTtcgccctcctcctcatcctgctCCTCATTCTCGTCGGAGAAAGTGTCTGGGTCGATGCCGTGGGCCTGGAGGCGGTAGTGGTACGAGGCGGCGAGGTCGGAGAGCGAGGCGAGCTCCTCCTGGACCTCGCGCTCCCGGTCGGCGCGGCCCTCGGAGTAGC of Phragmites australis chromosome 3, lpPhrAust1.1, whole genome shotgun sequence contains these proteins:
- the LOC133913489 gene encoding myosin-binding protein 7-like; its protein translation is MDPIADPSPSRRSVKRRPPARSPELSPKAGAGGGEAELIRRVEELEAAAARMRGEKEAAEEAARGLQQELDAERSSAETATSEAMLMIERLQREKAAAQMEARQFRRYSEGRADREREVQEELASLSDLAASYHYRLQAHGIDPDTFSDENEEQDEEEGEEVQQINMSALEAERNGGDSSSGMEVKAMVVDNDDGEEEPSSPVEKEFEYTVDVTCASTTKAAGSVVAEYVGDGNAGGLYARVEALEADRVALRREIAALRAERAQLVMTREMARRLCWDVVAEQGAIVKKAAVPARSFSVVRICKWVLSIIFWRNRSSMAKYTFGLSTTFVGLLLLLNRSTMLSPWRRLPRPQR